The Pristiophorus japonicus isolate sPriJap1 unplaced genomic scaffold, sPriJap1.hap1 HAP1_SCAFFOLD_42, whole genome shotgun sequence genome includes a region encoding these proteins:
- the LOC139250753 gene encoding probable G-protein coupled receptor 139 codes for MYLLQSKSLALLNLMAIVILSRGKCGLSKCITRYLVAMATADLTVIVFNVILLRMSVLYWWNTFLYYTAVCRFIHFLAPTATDISVWFTVAFTFDRFVAICCQKLKTKYCTERTAAVVIVTLSALFCLKNVPWPFVYAPYFTANHIPRGCRVSVQFYAAPTWRAFSWFEQLLTPVLPFCVILLLNTLTVRHILVASRARRNLREGSDGGNDQDPEMRNRRKSIVLLLAISGSFILLWLTTVAYFLLYRILGIFNYRTFSNPLATFEHAGTMLQLLSSCKNTAIYTVTQSKFREKMINALKYPFTLIGLLHITGYSCSIISGRAFSCRGLKALEFPLETSPPLYPSPFI; via the exons atgtatttgctgCAATCAAAATCTCTGGCATTGT TGAACCtgatggcgattgtgatcctgtcccggggaaagtgcggtctctccaaatgcatcactcgctacctggtggccatggcgacGGCGGATCTGACGGTGATTGTCTTTAATGTGATATTACTTCGGATGTCTGTGCTGTATTGGTGGAACACTTTCCTGTACTACACTGCTGTGTGCAGATTCATTCACTTCCTGGCTCCGACTGCCACAGACATTTCTGTTTGGTTCACGgtcgcttttacctttgatcggtttgtagccatttgttgtcagaagctgaaaaccaaatattgcaccgagcgAACCGCGGCTGTGGTTATAGTGACTTTGAGCGCACTGTTCTGTTTAAAGAATGTCCCTTGGCCCTTCGTGTATGCTCCTTATTTTACAGCTAATCACATACCGCGGGGTTGCCGTGTATCAGTACAGTTTTATGCTGCACCCACATGGAGAGCTTTCTCTTGGTTTGAACAGCTGTTAACCCCAGTGCTTCCCTTCTGTGTGATTTTATTGTTGAATactctcaccgtcagacacattttagtggccagtcgggCCCGAAGGAACCTCCGGGAAGGCAGCGATGGTGGGAATGACCAGGACCCTGAGATGAGGAACCGCAGAAAGTCCATCGTTTTACTATTGGCAATATCCGGCAGTTTCATCCTGCTCTGGCTGACAACGGTTGCATATTTCTTATTGTATCGTATTCTAGGCATCTTTAATTACAGAACGTTTTCTAACCCTTTGGCAACCTTTGAACACGCGGGaactatgcttcagctcctgagttcctGCAAGAACACGGCCATTTACACCGTGACCCAGAGTAAGTTCAGGGAGAAGATGATCAATGCACTCAAATATCCCTTTACACTAATTG GTCTCCTGCACATCACCGGTTACAGTTGCTCCATCAttagcggtcgtgccttcagctgccgaggcctgaaagctctggaattccctctggaaacctctccgcctctctacccctcccccttcaTTTAA